In the Panulirus ornatus isolate Po-2019 chromosome 45, ASM3632096v1, whole genome shotgun sequence genome, one interval contains:
- the LOC139762876 gene encoding uncharacterized protein encodes MDVAGGGAVLGGGGKVAMRGEGVSLVGTCVAQTNGGGGSVGGSGNGGGAGTATTLSDSTSGHQSCSSPGLECHSNGTTGSGGGGGGNINNNNGEAAQWKLLPHDASKMTKIRDIVENSASVASKCMVETLVQQVGQLSDVEKFLLYLKLPVGRPPDTDPLKQPLNPLGSRSEIQLTITWIRTHLEMNSEVSLPKREVYNEYMHYCNLNNIKALSTADFGKVMKQVFPGVRPRRLGQRGASKYCYSGLRKKWTLDPPDLPDLNDNMTKKNMLGVDCVVDEGEVERAASCLVLEWAEKLCSLKFESMRDLALHLVHKNYVDNRSVAAFTLLSVADQKQGVLVSSGATGGKHRETQLQLQRKLQEREHIREQKRKLQEQQPTMNKCNNERPKSRRRSGTSRNPSGETIANGTPVTVSNNKIGPGSGSHHAAVTTISTTITTTTTTTNGSCDSLTSELPNGATNDVSSINTSSILGRTEIKQEQPLDFLDSLTDDKILDAKCNMDGKNGNFNSSLITNVGHSLQPIRRNCSANSIVNSFGSDGKKPLTNKVPVSKPNPSKKTVLIMPSTVPKSTSPKARFKAIQPKMTDSCQSTVTGSSHWADVGGTELTHSRADSFLVGSFGGSALTEATSQQQGQRELQQQGLLNSNCTNNHEAEDELMEYFHKTSVDLDDAQKSNQLSELRKLLQRNLPGGQAQGGVGGVTRSLVGDSDMLDQDAPGAGGIRRRVSFQPSLDGGETLNSLMGGQTVGSVPPSPNTRRTQFNFTPIGSNLDQAQGMSQCSSANASPFMSPRNTPLPRSRHNSGQTSSTYVTPRSTPFTPDQPNYPVASESSTPFMSPITTPLFPRSRHNSSQNLRTPYTPTCRSRHSSGAPTFRHAPYTPDDMSNRRGGKFRSRHSSGSVPPSPSSAPLSPLVQDGSLHPQHDSTSSQLPSASMLHNMLKNKPSVGGGISDLRRRHMSAGPTIHYQPQPPAFPTDPLAQEVTNVMTNSQPGPSSALSGNSNRPQSVPLLQMLNMPSCNPESYPKSQPNTPIVNQQFNFSDCCVSQQSSYAPTPVPSEYNDFTESYNLDIDPLLDVNLQSDAGASVGLDSMEPLTLSESQSTDLSTLSDPLQVPPNINPFSSNYQTDTGGMQAMDEQISRNEHTLGVNSCCMDSVRVQQGDIGGSGQGPLISSPSMLTLNALNRTGLSLESGSGGGLEEDFQPTLGDLGDQEVFNSLVLDVNKD; translated from the exons CGTGGCAAGCAAGTGTATGGTGGAAACCCTAGTGCAGCAGGTGGGCCAGCTGTCTGATGTAGAGAAGTTCCTCCTTTACCTCAAGCTGCCAGTGGGTCGGCCCCCAGACACAGACCCGCTCAAACA ACCATTGAATCCCTTGGGTAGTCGAAGTGAAATACAACTGACAATAACCTGGATACGTACCCATCTGGAGATGAACAGTGAAGTATCTCTACCCAAACGTGAAGTCTACAACGAATATAT GCACTACTGCAACCTTAACAACATCAAGGCACTTAGTACAGCAGACTTTGGGAAAGTGATGAAGCAAGTATTTCCAGGTGTTAGACCACGAAGGCTTGGCCAACGTGGTGCCTCCAAGTACTGCTACTCAGGTCTTCGTAAGAAATGGACCCTTGATCCCCCCGACTTACCTGATCTCAATGacaacatgacaaaaaaaaatatg ttggGAGTGGattgtgtggtggatgaaggtgaggttGAGCGAGCAGCCAGCTGTTTGGTGTTGGAGTGGGCAGAGAAGCTTTGCTCACTCAAGTTTGAGAGTATGCGAGACCTGGCATTACATCTCGTTCACAAAAACTATGTTGATAACCGTTCAGTAGCtgccttcactctcctctctgttgCTGACCAGAAGCAAG GAGTGTTGGTGAGCAGTGGAGCCACTGGTgggaaacacagagaaacacaactCCAACTCCAGCGCAAACTACAAGAGCGAGAACAcataagagagcagaaaagaaaaCTTCAG GAACAGCAGCCCACTATGAATAAGTGTAATAATGAACGACCAAAGTCTAGACGTCGAAGTGGAACATCACGTAACCCATCAGGCGAGACCATAGCAAATGGAACTCCTGTCACTGTCTCAAACAACAAAATCGGTCCTGGGTCTGGGTCTCACCATGCTGCTGTCACCACAAtatccactaccatcactaccaccaccacaaccaccaatggTAGCTGTGATAGCTTGACCTCAGAGCTTCCCAATGGTGCTACTAATGACGTCTCGAGCATCAATACTAGTAGTATACTCGGCAGAACAGAAATCAAGCAGGAACAGCCTTTAGATTTTTTGGACTCTCTCACTGATGATAAAATCTTGGATGCCAAATGTAACATGGatggaaaaaatggaaattttaACAGTAGTTTGATAACTAATGTGGGACATTCACTCCAGCCAATCAGAAGAAATTGTAGTGCTAACAGTATAGTTAATAGTTTTGGCTCTGATGGAAAGAAGCCCCTTACTAATAAAGTACCAGTTTCAAAACCTAATCCATCGAAGAAGACAGTCCTTATCATGCCTTCCACTGTTCCCAAAAGTACATCACCAAAAGCACGATTTAAAGCCATTCAGCCCAAGATGACAGATAGTTGTCAATCAACAGTTACGGGAAGTTCACATTGGGCAGATGTTGGTGGAACAGAACTTACACATTCTAGGGCTGATAGCTTTTTGGTCGGCAGTTTTGGAGGGTCAGCGTTAACAGAGGCTACATCCCAGCAGCAAGGACAAAGAGAGTTGCAGCAGCAGGGATTATTGAATAGCAATTGTACAAACAATCATGAAGCAGAAGATGAGCTTATGGAATATTTCCACAAGACTTCAGTAGATTTAGATGATGCCCAAAAGTCCAATCAGTTGTCAGAATTACGTAAATTGTTACAAAGAAACCTTCCAGGGGGTCAAGCTCAAGGTGGAGTTGGGGGAGTAACAAGGTCTCTTGTAGGTGATTCAGACATGTTAGATCAGGATGCACCTGGAGCTGGAGGGATAAGACGAAGAGTGAGCTTCCAGCCTTCGCTTGATGGAGGAGAAACTTTAAATTCTTTGATGGGTGGCCAGACTGTGGGTTCAGTTCCACCCAGTCCCAATACTCGAAGAACACAATTTAATTTCACCCCAATAGGCAGTAACCTAGACCAAGCACAGGGTATGTCACAGTGCTCTAGTGCTAATGCCAGCCCTTTTATGTCTCCTCGTAATACCCCATTGCCTAGGTCACGACACAACTCTGGCCAAACCAGTTCGACCTATGTAACACCGCGCAGCACACCATTTACACCAGACCAACCTAACTATCCAGTTGCCTCAGAAAGCAGCACTCCCTTTATGTCTCCAATAACCACACCTCTGTTTCCTAGGTCACGCCATAACTCCAGCCAAAACCTTCGCACCCCCTATACCCCAACTTGTCGCTCACGACACTCCTCAGGTGCTCCAACTTTCAGACATGCTCCTTATACCCCTGATGATATGTCTAACCGCCGAGGTGGAAAGTTCCGCTCTAGACACTCCTCAGGAAGTgttccaccatcaccttcctctgCCCCACTCTCTCCTCTGGTGCAAGATGGCTCATTACACCCACAGCATGATTCTACGAGCTCACAACTTCCATCAGCCTCCATGCTGCACAATATGCTCAAAAACAAACCGTCAGTAGGTGGTGGCATTAGTGACTTGCGTCGTCGTCATATGTCAGCTGGGCCAACCATCCATTATCAGCCTCAACCCCCAGCATTTCCCACTGATCCATTGGCCCAAGAAGTAACTAATGTGATGACCAATTCTCAGCCAGGGCCCAGCAGTGCACTATCAGGAAATTCTAACCGGCCTCAGTCAGTTCCACTTTTGCAGATGCTCAACATGCCATCTTGTAATCCTGAATCTTATCCAAAATCCCAGCCAAACACTCCAATTGTAAATCAACAGTTCAATTTTTCAGACTGCTGTGTATCGCAGCAGTCTTCTTATGCCCCAACACCAGTGCCCAGCGAGTACAATGACTTTACAGAGAGTTATAATCTAGATATTGATCCATTGCTGGATGTAAATTTACAGAGTGATGCTGGTGCTTCAGTTGGACTTGACAGTATGGAACCTTTAACTTTATCAGAAAGTCAGTCTACAGATCTTTCCACTCTCTCAGATCCTTTGCAAGTTCCTCCGAACATTAATCCATTTTCTTCAAATTATCAAACTGACACGGGAGGTATGCAGGCCATGGATGAGCAAATATCAAGGAATGAACATACTCTTGGTGTTAATAGTTGTTGCATGGACAGTGTTAGAGTTCAGCAAGGAGACATTGGTGGCAGTGGTCAGGGACCACTTATCAGCTCACCCTCCATGCTAACTCTCAATGCCCTTAATCGTACAGGACTATCTCTTGAGAGTGGGAGTGGTGGGGGGCtggaggaagatttccagcccacaCTTGGTGACCTGGGGGATCAGGAAGTATTCAACTCACTGGTGCTGGATGTAAACAAAGACTGA